From one Formosa sediminum genomic stretch:
- a CDS encoding outer membrane protein assembly factor has product MYRNILVLIILTLTTSNVLCQNLILNIYGKTNQETQIIDTIGYQNTHTNFKSILNSIDTLGIKLGKLGYLEHEIKSSKKLNDSTVETLINLNKKFNYIYIRYNLETINEDILNPYTTNTGKHLLKIEFNDLEYTLQSLNAKLAEHGLPFTTLKLEDIKIENDSVIAKLKTSQEEKARHLDIIVIKGYEKFPKKFIKYYSKLKKDNLFNMTNILKQTNQINKLTFANLIRDPEVLFTKDSTTLYIYVEKQKSNNFDGYIGFATNEDTNKLEFSGYVDMLFRNNLNYGETLKLLYRSDESEQKTFNVNIDVPYIFNTPIGTDLELNIFKKDSTFSTVDQSLKLYYQINPAHKIFAGLSSTQSSNLLETTTNSTINDYKSTFYQFEYNFINTAIENTFFPTKSYANIETGFGPRTYENTKENQILINTELYHTFYLNYNNSIFSRLTAGVLHSDSFLENELLYFGGINSIRGFEENSLTANLYSVLNLEYRYQLNSTMYINTITDFSYFENKISLLKEKLISFGVGFALFTNAGLLKLIYANGKTEKQPFSIDNAKIHLSLTTSF; this is encoded by the coding sequence GTGTACAGAAACATTTTAGTACTAATTATACTTACACTCACAACTTCTAACGTGCTGTGCCAGAATTTAATATTAAACATATATGGCAAAACAAATCAAGAAACCCAAATTATAGATACAATTGGCTATCAAAACACACACACTAATTTTAAGTCGATTTTAAACAGCATTGATACCCTTGGAATAAAGTTAGGTAAACTGGGATACCTTGAACACGAAATTAAATCAAGTAAAAAACTGAATGATTCTACAGTTGAAACGCTTATTAATCTAAATAAGAAATTTAACTATATATATATAAGGTATAATCTGGAAACTATAAATGAAGACATTTTAAACCCCTATACCACTAATACAGGAAAGCATCTTTTAAAAATAGAATTTAACGATTTAGAATACACGTTACAATCTTTAAATGCTAAACTTGCTGAACACGGTTTACCATTTACAACTTTAAAACTTGAAGATATTAAAATAGAAAATGATAGTGTTATAGCAAAATTAAAAACATCACAAGAAGAAAAAGCTAGACATCTAGATATAATTGTAATAAAAGGATATGAAAAATTTCCAAAGAAATTTATAAAGTATTACTCCAAACTAAAAAAGGACAACCTTTTTAACATGACTAATATTTTAAAACAAACAAATCAAATAAACAAATTAACATTTGCAAATCTAATACGCGACCCCGAAGTTCTTTTTACTAAAGATTCAACTACATTATATATATATGTAGAAAAACAAAAAAGTAATAACTTTGATGGCTATATTGGCTTTGCAACAAATGAAGACACTAACAAATTAGAATTTAGTGGCTATGTTGATATGCTTTTCAGAAATAACTTAAATTATGGAGAAACATTAAAACTTTTATATAGAAGTGATGAAAGCGAACAAAAAACATTCAATGTTAACATTGATGTCCCGTATATTTTTAACACTCCTATTGGGACAGATTTAGAATTAAACATTTTTAAAAAAGACTCCACATTTTCTACCGTTGACCAATCTTTAAAACTGTATTACCAAATTAATCCTGCGCATAAAATATTTGCAGGCCTATCTTCTACACAATCTAGCAACTTACTAGAAACCACAACAAACAGCACTATAAACGATTACAAATCCACATTTTATCAATTTGAATATAACTTTATAAATACCGCTATAGAAAATACATTTTTTCCTACGAAGTCTTATGCCAATATAGAAACTGGTTTTGGCCCAAGAACATATGAGAACACAAAAGAAAACCAAATACTAATTAATACAGAACTTTACCATACTTTTTACCTTAATTATAACAATAGTATTTTTTCACGCCTTACAGCAGGAGTATTACATTCTGATAGTTTTTTAGAAAACGAGTTATTATACTTTGGTGGTATAAATTCTATACGGGGTTTTGAAGAAAACAGTTTAACCGCAAATTTATACAGTGTGTTAAATTTAGAATACAGATACCAACTGAATTCGACCATGTACATCAATACAATTACAGATTTTTCCTACTTTGAGAACAAAATTAGTCTACTAAAAGAGAAATTAATCTCTTTTGGAGTCGGTTTTGCATTATTCACAAACGCAGGACTATTAAAATTAATATATGCCAATGGAAAAACAGAAAAACAACCCTTCAGTATTGATAATGCAAAGATTCATCTAAGTTTAACAACTTCTTTTTAG
- the rpsL gene encoding 30S ribosomal protein S12, with translation MPTISQLVRKGRAKITKKSKSAALDSCPQRRGVCTRVYTTTPKKPNSAMRKVARVRLTNGNEVNAYIPGEGHNLQEHSIVLVRGGRVKDLPGVRYHIVRGALDTAGVAGRTQRRSKYGAKRPKK, from the coding sequence ATGCCAACAATTTCACAATTAGTACGAAAAGGAAGAGCCAAAATAACCAAGAAGAGTAAATCGGCTGCTTTAGATTCGTGTCCTCAAAGACGAGGGGTTTGTACGCGTGTTTACACTACTACACCTAAGAAACCTAACTCTGCAATGCGTAAAGTAGCAAGGGTTAGATTGACTAACGGTAATGAAGTAAATGCATACATCCCTGGTGAAGGTCACAATTTACAGGAGCACTCGATAGTATTGGTTAGAGGTGGAAGGGTAAAAGATTTGCCAGGAGTTAGATATCATATCGTTCGTGGTGCCTTAGACACAGCAGGTGTTGCAGGTAGAACACAACGTAGATCTAAGTACGGTGCAAAACGCCCTAAGAAGTAA
- the rpsG gene encoding 30S ribosomal protein S7, producing the protein MRKRAAKKRPLLPDPRFNDQLVTRFVNMMMWDGKKSVAFKVFYDAIDIVDSKKTDEEKTALELWKDALSNVMPHVEVRSRRVGGATFQIPMQIRPDRKVSTAMKWLISFSRKRNEKSMAQRLASEILAAAKEEGAAVKKRVDTHKMAEANKAFSHFRF; encoded by the coding sequence ATGAGAAAAAGAGCAGCAAAAAAGAGACCGCTTTTACCAGATCCACGTTTTAACGATCAGTTAGTAACTAGATTCGTAAACATGATGATGTGGGATGGGAAGAAATCGGTAGCTTTTAAGGTATTCTACGATGCAATTGATATTGTAGACTCAAAAAAGACAGACGAAGAAAAAACAGCTTTAGAGTTATGGAAAGATGCGTTATCTAACGTTATGCCTCACGTAGAAGTACGTAGTCGTAGAGTAGGAGGGGCTACATTCCAAATTCCAATGCAAATTCGTCCAGACAGAAAAGTTTCAACAGCAATGAAATGGCTAATTAGCTTTTCACGTAAAAGAAACGAAAAATCTATGGCACAACGTTTAGCATCTGAAATTTTAGCAGCAGCTAAAGAAGAAGGTGCAGCTGTTAAGAAAAGAGTTGATACTCATAAAATGGCAGAAGCAAATAAAGCATTCTCACACTTTAGATTCTAA
- the fusA gene encoding elongation factor G: MARDLKLTRNIGIAAHIDAGKTTTTERILFYTGVSHKIGEVHDGASTMDWMEQEAERGITITSAATTCDWTFPKENGVPTADAKDYHFNIIDTPGHVDFTVEVNRSLRVLDGLVFLFSAVDGVEPQSETNWRLADNYKVPRIGFVNKMDRQGSNFLGVCQQVKDMLKSNAVPIVLNIGDEMDFKGIVDLVKNRAIVWHDDNYGSTFDVIEIPEELKDEARKHRALLIEEVASYDENLLEKFMEDEDSITEEEVHAALRAAVMDMAIIPMVCGSSFKNKGVQFLLDAVCRYLPSPLDRDNIVGVNPDTDKEEVRKPSVNDPFAALAFKIATDPFVGRLAFFRAYSGRLDAGSYILNNRSGKKERISRIYQMHSNKQNAIDFIEAGDIGAAVGFKDIKTGDTMSDEKHPIVLESMDFPDPVIGIAVEPKTKADVDKMGMALAKLAEEDPTFTARTDEASGQTIISGMGELHLDIIVDRLKREFKVEVNQGQPQVEYKEAITQAADHREVYKKQSGGRGKFADIVFTVEPAEEGKVGLEFISEIKGGNVPKEFIPSIEKGFKMAMQNGPLAGYEVDAMKVTLKDGSYHDVDSDQLSFELAAKLGFKNAAKAAKAVIMEPIMKLEVITPEENMGDIVGDLNRRRGQVSDMGDRAGAKTVKATVPLSEMFGYVTTLRTLSSGRATSTMEFSHYAETPSNISEEVIKAAKGTDA, from the coding sequence ATGGCAAGAGATTTAAAATTAACAAGAAATATAGGAATTGCAGCTCATATTGATGCTGGTAAAACAACAACAACAGAGCGTATTCTTTTTTATACTGGAGTTTCTCATAAAATTGGTGAAGTACATGATGGTGCTTCTACAATGGACTGGATGGAGCAAGAGGCAGAAAGAGGTATTACAATTACTTCTGCAGCTACAACTTGTGACTGGACTTTCCCTAAAGAAAATGGTGTTCCAACAGCAGATGCTAAAGATTACCACTTTAATATTATTGATACTCCGGGCCACGTTGACTTTACAGTTGAAGTAAACCGTTCTTTACGTGTTTTAGATGGTTTAGTATTCTTATTTAGTGCAGTTGATGGTGTTGAGCCACAATCTGAAACTAACTGGAGACTAGCAGATAACTATAAAGTGCCTAGAATTGGTTTCGTTAATAAAATGGACCGTCAAGGATCTAACTTTTTAGGCGTTTGTCAGCAAGTAAAAGACATGTTAAAATCTAATGCCGTGCCAATCGTGTTAAACATTGGTGATGAGATGGATTTTAAAGGAATTGTAGATTTAGTTAAAAACAGAGCTATTGTATGGCATGATGATAACTACGGTTCTACATTTGATGTTATTGAAATTCCAGAAGAATTAAAGGATGAAGCACGTAAGCACAGAGCTTTATTGATCGAAGAAGTTGCATCTTACGATGAAAACTTGTTAGAAAAATTTATGGAAGATGAAGATTCTATTACAGAAGAAGAAGTGCATGCTGCACTTAGAGCTGCTGTAATGGATATGGCTATCATTCCTATGGTTTGTGGTTCTTCATTTAAAAATAAAGGTGTGCAGTTTTTATTAGATGCTGTATGTCGTTATTTACCTTCTCCATTAGATAGAGATAATATTGTAGGAGTTAATCCTGATACAGATAAAGAAGAAGTGCGTAAGCCTTCTGTTAACGATCCATTTGCAGCATTGGCATTTAAAATTGCTACAGATCCTTTCGTAGGACGTTTAGCATTCTTCCGTGCATACTCTGGACGTTTAGATGCAGGATCTTACATCTTAAATAACCGTTCTGGTAAGAAAGAGCGTATTTCTCGTATCTACCAAATGCACTCTAACAAACAAAATGCTATCGATTTTATTGAAGCAGGAGATATTGGAGCAGCAGTAGGATTTAAAGATATTAAAACCGGAGATACAATGAGTGATGAAAAACACCCAATTGTATTAGAAAGTATGGACTTCCCTGATCCAGTAATTGGTATCGCGGTAGAGCCTAAAACAAAAGCTGATGTAGACAAAATGGGTATGGCTTTAGCAAAATTAGCTGAAGAAGATCCAACATTTACAGCTCGTACAGACGAAGCTTCAGGACAGACTATTATTTCTGGAATGGGTGAGTTACACTTAGATATTATTGTAGACCGTTTAAAACGTGAGTTTAAGGTTGAAGTAAATCAAGGGCAACCTCAAGTTGAGTACAAAGAAGCGATCACACAAGCTGCAGATCACAGAGAGGTTTATAAGAAACAATCTGGTGGACGTGGTAAATTCGCAGATATCGTATTTACAGTTGAGCCAGCAGAAGAAGGAAAAGTAGGTTTAGAGTTTATTTCTGAAATTAAAGGAGGTAACGTACCAAAAGAATTTATCCCTTCTATTGAGAAAGGTTTCAAAATGGCTATGCAAAACGGACCATTAGCTGGTTACGAAGTAGATGCTATGAAAGTAACATTGAAAGATGGATCTTATCACGATGTGGATTCGGATCAATTATCATTCGAATTAGCAGCTAAATTAGGATTCAAAAATGCAGCAAAAGCAGCAAAAGCTGTTATTATGGAGCCAATCATGAAACTTGAGGTAATTACACCTGAAGAAAACATGGGAGACATAGTTGGAGACTTAAACAGAAGAAGAGGTCAAGTTAGTGATATGGGAGACAGAGCAGGTGCAAAAACTGTAAAAGCTACCGTACCATTATCAGAAATGTTTGGTTATGTAACAACATTACGAACATTATCTTCAGGTCGTGCTACATCTACTATGGAATTTTCACATTATGCTGAAACGCCTTCAAATATATCTGAAGAAGTGATTAAAGCAGCTAAAGGTACAGACGCTTAA
- the rpsJ gene encoding 30S ribosomal protein S10, which produces MSQKIRIKLKSYDHNLVDKSADKIVKTVKSTGAVVTGPIPLPTHKKIFTVLRSPHVNKKSREQFQLSSYKRLLDIYSSSSKTIDALMKLELPSGVEVEIKV; this is translated from the coding sequence ATGAGTCAAAAAATCAGAATAAAATTAAAATCTTACGATCATAACTTAGTAGATAAGTCTGCTGATAAGATTGTTAAAACTGTAAAAAGTACAGGTGCTGTTGTAACTGGACCAATTCCTTTACCAACACACAAGAAAATATTCACTGTACTACGTTCTCCTCACGTTAATAAGAAGTCTAGAGAGCAATTTCAATTAAGTTCTTACAAGAGATTACTTGATATTTATAGCTCTTCTTCTAAAACTATTGATGCTTTAATGAAACTTGAATTACCAAGTGGAGTAGAAGTAGAAATTAAAGTTTAA
- the rplC gene encoding 50S ribosomal protein L3 → MSGLIGKKIGMTSIFDENGKNIPCTVIEAGPCIVTQVRTEEVDGYSALQLGFDDATEKSATKADIGHAKKAGTSVKRKIVEFKGFDAEYKLGDAITVEHFIEGEFVDIAGVSKGKGFQGVVKRHGFGGVGQATHGQHNRLRAPGSIGAASYPARVFKGMKMAGRMGTDRVKVENLRVLKVVAEKNLLVVKGCVPGHKNSYVIIEK, encoded by the coding sequence ATGTCTGGGTTAATTGGAAAAAAAATCGGTATGACCAGCATCTTCGATGAAAATGGAAAAAACATTCCATGTACAGTAATTGAAGCTGGACCATGTATCGTTACCCAAGTCAGAACTGAAGAAGTTGATGGGTATAGTGCCTTACAACTTGGTTTCGATGACGCGACAGAAAAAAGTGCTACTAAAGCTGACATCGGTCACGCTAAAAAAGCAGGAACTTCTGTAAAACGCAAAATCGTTGAATTTAAAGGTTTTGATGCGGAGTACAAATTAGGTGATGCTATCACTGTAGAGCACTTTATAGAAGGCGAATTCGTAGATATCGCTGGAGTTTCTAAAGGTAAAGGTTTTCAAGGAGTTGTTAAACGTCACGGTTTTGGTGGTGTAGGACAAGCAACTCACGGTCAACACAACCGTTTAAGAGCACCAGGTTCTATTGGAGCAGCATCTTATCCTGCAAGAGTATTTAAAGGAATGAAGATGGCTGGTAGAATGGGTACTGATAGAGTAAAAGTTGAAAATTTAAGAGTTTTAAAAGTAGTTGCTGAAAAGAACTTACTTGTGGTTAAAGGATGTGTTCCTGGTCATAAAAACTCTTATGTAATCATTGAGAAGTAA
- the rplD gene encoding 50S ribosomal protein L4 translates to MKVAVLDINGKETGRKVDLSDSVFAIEPNNHAVYLDVKQYLANQRQGTHKAKERAEISGSTRKIKKQKGTGTARAGSIKSGVFKGGGRMFGPRPRNYSFKLNKNLKRLARKSALTIKASEQSIVVIEDLNFESAKTKNFTSVLKALDLQDKKSLFVLGASNNNVYLSSRNLKSSEVLLNSELSTYKILNANKVVLLESSLEGIETNLSK, encoded by the coding sequence ATGAAAGTAGCAGTTTTAGATATTAATGGAAAAGAAACTGGAAGAAAGGTAGACCTTTCTGATTCAGTTTTTGCTATAGAGCCTAACAATCATGCTGTGTATTTGGATGTTAAACAATATTTAGCAAACCAAAGACAAGGAACTCACAAAGCTAAAGAGCGTGCTGAGATTTCTGGATCTACACGTAAGATTAAAAAGCAAAAAGGAACTGGTACAGCTAGAGCAGGTAGTATTAAGTCTGGAGTTTTTAAAGGTGGTGGACGTATGTTCGGACCAAGACCAAGAAACTACAGTTTCAAACTTAACAAAAACCTTAAGCGTTTAGCACGTAAATCAGCCTTAACAATTAAAGCTTCTGAGCAATCAATTGTTGTGATAGAAGATTTAAATTTTGAATCAGCTAAGACTAAAAATTTCACTAGTGTATTGAAAGCTTTAGACTTACAAGATAAAAAATCGTTATTTGTGTTGGGTGCATCAAATAATAATGTATATTTGTCATCACGAAATTTAAAGAGCTCTGAAGTGTTATTAAACTCAGAATTAAGCACTTACAAAATTTTAAACGCAAATAAAGTAGTTCTTTTAGAGAGTTCTTTAGAAGGAATTGAAACGAATTTAAGTAAATAA
- the rplW gene encoding 50S ribosomal protein L23, whose product MSILIKPIITEKATTNSELNNCFSFMVNTKANKVEIKKAVEAAYGVSVEKVRTINVRPDRSTKFTKTGIQHGKTNAVKKALVQLAEGEVIDLYSNM is encoded by the coding sequence ATGAGTATCTTAATTAAACCTATAATAACAGAAAAAGCGACTACAAACAGTGAATTAAATAACTGTTTTAGCTTTATGGTTAATACAAAGGCGAACAAGGTAGAAATTAAAAAAGCGGTTGAAGCTGCTTATGGCGTTTCTGTTGAAAAAGTTCGTACAATAAATGTCCGTCCAGATAGAAGTACTAAGTTTACTAAAACTGGTATTCAACATGGTAAAACAAATGCTGTTAAAAAAGCACTTGTACAACTGGCGGAAGGTGAAGTGATTGATTTATACAGTAACATGTAA
- the rplB gene encoding 50S ribosomal protein L2 codes for MSVRKLKPITPGQRFRVVNGFDTISTDKPEKSLLAPKKRSGGRNSQGRMTMRYIGGGHKKRYRIIDFKRTKAGIPAEVKSIQYDPNRTAFIALLNYQDGEKAYIIAQNGLQVGQTVVSGQEGIAPEIGNAMPLSQIPLGTIISCVELRPGQGAVMARSAGAFAQLMARDGKFATVKLPSGETRLVLVNCMATIGVVSNSDHQLLVSGKAGRSRWLGRRPRTRPVVMNPVDHPMGGGEGKSSGGHPRSRNGVPAKGFRTRSKTKASNKYIVERRKK; via the coding sequence ATGTCAGTAAGAAAATTAAAACCGATCACACCAGGTCAGCGATTTAGAGTAGTAAATGGATTTGACACCATTTCTACTGATAAGCCGGAGAAAAGTTTATTAGCTCCGAAGAAAAGATCAGGTGGTAGAAACAGTCAAGGAAGAATGACCATGCGCTATATTGGTGGTGGTCATAAAAAAAGGTATCGTATCATTGATTTTAAAAGAACTAAAGCTGGAATTCCTGCTGAAGTAAAATCAATTCAATACGATCCAAACAGAACAGCTTTTATTGCTTTATTAAATTACCAAGATGGTGAAAAAGCATACATTATTGCTCAAAACGGATTGCAAGTTGGTCAAACAGTTGTATCTGGGCAAGAAGGTATCGCACCTGAAATTGGAAATGCAATGCCGTTAAGTCAAATTCCATTAGGAACAATTATTTCTTGTGTAGAGTTACGTCCAGGACAAGGAGCTGTTATGGCTCGTAGTGCTGGTGCTTTTGCTCAGTTAATGGCAAGAGATGGTAAATTTGCAACAGTAAAACTTCCATCAGGAGAAACTAGATTAGTTTTAGTTAACTGTATGGCTACAATAGGTGTTGTGTCTAACTCAGATCATCAATTACTAGTATCAGGTAAAGCTGGTAGAAGTAGATGGTTAGGAAGAAGACCTCGTACTAGACCAGTGGTAATGAACCCTGTAGATCACCCAATGGGAGGTGGAGAAGGTAAATCTTCTGGAGGTCACCCTCGTTCAAGAAACGGTGTGCCAGCTAAAGGATTTAGAACCCGTTCTAAAACAAAAGCGAGTAATAAGTATATTGTAGAACGTAGAAAGAAATAA
- the rpsS gene encoding 30S ribosomal protein S19, translating into MARSLKKGPYVHYKLDKRVQENVEGGKKTVIKTWSRASMITPDFVGQTIAVHNGRQFVPVFVTENMVGHKLGEFSPTRSFRGHAGAKNKGKK; encoded by the coding sequence ATGGCAAGATCATTAAAAAAAGGACCTTACGTTCATTATAAATTAGATAAGAGAGTTCAAGAAAATGTTGAAGGCGGAAAGAAAACAGTAATCAAAACATGGTCTAGAGCCTCTATGATTACTCCAGATTTCGTTGGACAAACTATTGCAGTTCACAATGGACGTCAATTTGTTCCTGTATTTGTAACTGAAAACATGGTAGGACATAAATTAGGAGAATTTTCACCAACACGTTCATTCCGTGGACACGCAGGTGCTAAAAATAAAGGTAAAAAGTAG
- the rplV gene encoding 50S ribosomal protein L22: protein MGSRKKQMADAIKEEKKQVAFAKLNNCPTSPRKMRLVADLVRGEKVEKALNILKFSQKEASNRLEKLLLSAIANWQAKNEDASIEDAELIVKEIRVDGGSMLKRLRPAPQGRAHRIRKRSNHVTIVVGANNNIQA, encoded by the coding sequence ATGGGAAGTCGTAAAAAACAAATGGCAGACGCTATTAAGGAAGAAAAAAAGCAAGTTGCTTTTGCTAAACTTAATAACTGTCCTACGTCACCAAGAAAAATGCGCTTAGTAGCCGATTTAGTAAGAGGTGAAAAGGTAGAAAAGGCGCTTAATATTTTAAAATTCAGCCAAAAAGAAGCATCAAATCGTTTAGAGAAATTGTTGTTGTCTGCAATTGCAAACTGGCAAGCTAAAAATGAAGATGCTAGCATTGAAGATGCTGAATTAATAGTAAAAGAGATTAGAGTAGATGGCGGATCTATGTTAAAAAGATTACGTCCAGCTCCTCAAGGTCGTGCGCACAGAATAAGAAAACGTTCTAACCACGTAACAATTGTGGTAGGAGCAAACAATAATATACAAGCTTAA
- the rpsC gene encoding 30S ribosomal protein S3 — protein sequence MGQKTNPIGNRLGIIRGWESNWYGGNDYGDKLAEDDKIRKYVHARLSKASISRVIIERTLKLVTVTITTARPGIIIGKGGQEVDKLKEELKKITGKEVQINIFEIKRPELDAFLVGSSIARQIENRISYRRAIKMAIAATMRMNAEGIKIQISGRLNGAEMARSEHYKEGRIPLSTFRADIDYALVEAHTTYGRLGVKVWIMKGEVYGKRELSPLVGLSKKQGKGGTRGGNNKPRRRK from the coding sequence ATGGGACAAAAAACAAATCCAATCGGAAATCGCTTAGGAATTATCAGAGGATGGGAATCTAACTGGTACGGAGGAAACGATTATGGCGACAAATTAGCCGAAGACGATAAGATCAGAAAGTACGTTCACGCACGTCTATCTAAAGCAAGTATATCAAGAGTAATTATCGAGAGAACTCTTAAACTTGTAACCGTTACTATCACTACTGCTAGACCTGGTATTATTATCGGAAAAGGTGGACAAGAGGTAGACAAGTTAAAAGAAGAACTTAAGAAAATTACTGGTAAAGAAGTTCAAATAAATATATTTGAAATTAAAAGACCAGAACTTGATGCATTTTTAGTAGGTTCAAGCATCGCGCGTCAAATTGAGAACAGAATCTCTTACAGACGTGCAATTAAGATGGCTATTGCTGCTACTATGCGTATGAATGCAGAAGGAATTAAGATCCAAATTAGTGGACGTTTAAACGGTGCAGAAATGGCACGTTCAGAACACTACAAAGAAGGACGTATTCCATTATCTACATTCAGAGCCGATATTGATTATGCTTTAGTTGAGGCACATACTACTTATGGTAGATTAGGTGTTAAGGTATGGATCATGAAAGGTGAAGTATATGGAAAAAGAGAGCTTTCTCCGCTTGTTGGATTGTCTAAGAAGCAAGGAAAAGGTGGAACACGAGGAGGAAACAACAAACCTCGTCGTAGAAAGTAA
- the rplP gene encoding 50S ribosomal protein L16, with translation MLQPKRTKFRKQQKGRMKGNSQRGHQLSNGTFGIKSLDSNFLTSRQIEAARIAATRHMKREGQLWIKIFPDKPITKKPLEVRMGKGKGAVEYWAAVVKPGRLLFEVGGVPLDVAKEALRLAAQKLPVKTKFVIARDYEA, from the coding sequence ATGTTACAGCCTAAAAGAACAAAATTTCGTAAACAACAAAAAGGACGTATGAAGGGGAACTCTCAAAGAGGGCACCAATTATCAAACGGAACTTTTGGGATAAAATCACTTGATTCGAATTTTTTAACATCGCGTCAAATAGAAGCAGCACGTATTGCCGCTACACGTCACATGAAAAGAGAAGGTCAACTTTGGATTAAAATATTTCCAGACAAGCCTATAACAAAGAAACCTCTTGAAGTACGTATGGGTAAAGGAAAAGGTGCAGTTGAATATTGGGCAGCTGTTGTTAAACCAGGTAGACTACTTTTTGAAGTAGGAGGAGTACCTTTAGACGTTGCAAAAGAAGCATTACGTTTAGCAGCTCAAAAATTACCGGTTAAAACTAAGTTTGTTATCGCTAGAGATTACGAAGCATAA
- the rpmC gene encoding 50S ribosomal protein L29: MKQSEIKELSTAELQEKLGETKKSYSDLKMAHAISPLENPIQLRNVRRDVARIATEITKRELQ; this comes from the coding sequence ATGAAACAATCAGAAATTAAAGAATTATCTACAGCTGAGTTACAAGAGAAACTTGGTGAGACAAAAAAGAGTTATTCAGACCTGAAAATGGCGCATGCAATATCTCCTTTAGAAAATCCAATTCAACTACGTAACGTAAGACGTGATGTAGCTAGAATTGCGACAGAAATAACTAAAAGAGAATTACAATAA
- the rpsQ gene encoding 30S ribosomal protein S17, with translation MEKRNLRKERVGVVTSNKMQKSIVVAEVKKVKHPMYGKFVLKTKKYVAHDETNDCNIGDTVKIMETRPMSKSKCWRLVEIIERAK, from the coding sequence ATGGAAAAAAGAAATTTAAGAAAAGAACGTGTAGGAGTTGTTACTAGTAACAAAATGCAAAAATCTATTGTTGTTGCTGAAGTTAAAAAAGTAAAACACCCTATGTATGGTAAGTTCGTGTTAAAAACAAAGAAATACGTTGCACACGACGAGACTAACGATTGTAACATTGGAGATACTGTAAAGATCATGGAAACACGACCTATGAGTAAATCTAAATGTTGGAGACTAGTTGAAATAATTGAAAGAGCGAAGTAA
- the rplN gene encoding 50S ribosomal protein L14, translating into MLQQESRLKVADNTGAKEVLTIRVLGGTKRRYASVGDKIVVSVKDATPNGNIKKGAVSTAVVVRTVKEVRRPDGSYIRFDDNACVLLNPTGEMRGTRVFGPVARELRDKQFMKIVSLAPEVL; encoded by the coding sequence ATGTTACAACAAGAATCAAGACTAAAAGTTGCCGATAATACTGGAGCAAAGGAAGTTTTAACTATCCGTGTTCTAGGTGGTACTAAGAGAAGATACGCTTCTGTAGGAGACAAAATCGTTGTTTCTGTAAAAGATGCAACACCTAATGGAAACATTAAAAAAGGTGCTGTTTCAACTGCAGTTGTTGTACGTACTGTAAAAGAAGTAAGACGTCCAGATGGATCTTATATTAGATTTGACGATAATGCTTGTGTACTATTAAACCCAACGGGTGAGATGAGAGGTACACGTGTATTTGGACCTGTTGCTAGAGAACTTCGTGATAAACAATTCATGAAAATTGTATCATTAGCACCTGAAGTGCTTTAA